A section of the Alkalihalobacillus sp. LMS39 genome encodes:
- a CDS encoding glycerate kinase, whose translation MKIVISPDAFKGSLKASELCFLIEKVLKRKWPNAEILSLPLADGGEGTMETLVRATGGYYEKVNVQDPLNRNIGASYGVLGDKKTAVIEVAEASGLPLVTEEEKNPYYTNTYGTGELVKAALDKGFRRFIVGLGGSATNDVGVGFLQALGYQFYDSIGEQVPLGGKHLEQIEMIDESKVDKRLKDCQFLVASDVKNPLCGMNGATRVFGTQKGATSSMIKELERGVLHFAFIMERHTSIKVTEKAGLGAAGGLAAALQTFLQAKIVSGIELVMEEVKYSELIEGASFIITGEGAIDKQTFQGKVIKGVCEQAAIKNIPVVAICGQLHLSQRELEELGLVTAFSIIKKAGTLAETIGDTQERLLDLIERMVALSDFFHTNYSRK comes from the coding sequence ATGAAAATAGTCATTTCTCCTGATGCCTTTAAAGGCTCTTTAAAGGCAAGTGAGTTATGTTTTCTGATTGAAAAAGTTCTTAAGCGTAAATGGCCGAATGCAGAAATTCTCTCGCTACCACTTGCTGATGGTGGAGAGGGAACAATGGAAACTTTAGTTAGAGCGACAGGTGGTTATTATGAAAAGGTAAACGTGCAAGATCCACTAAACCGGAACATAGGAGCTTCATATGGGGTGTTAGGCGACAAAAAAACGGCAGTTATTGAAGTAGCTGAAGCTTCAGGGTTACCATTAGTAACAGAAGAAGAGAAAAATCCTTATTATACGAATACGTATGGGACGGGAGAATTAGTAAAAGCTGCATTGGATAAAGGATTTCGCCGCTTTATCGTCGGGTTAGGAGGAAGTGCAACAAATGATGTAGGTGTTGGTTTTTTGCAAGCACTAGGCTATCAATTTTACGATAGCATAGGCGAACAGGTCCCGCTTGGTGGAAAGCATCTAGAACAGATAGAAATGATTGATGAATCAAAAGTAGATAAGCGTTTAAAAGACTGTCAGTTTCTTGTCGCTAGTGATGTGAAGAACCCTTTATGTGGAATGAATGGAGCAACAAGAGTGTTCGGTACTCAAAAAGGAGCAACTTCATCAATGATAAAGGAATTAGAGCGTGGTGTCCTTCATTTTGCGTTCATTATGGAACGCCATACTTCCATAAAGGTTACGGAAAAAGCGGGCTTAGGAGCGGCTGGGGGATTAGCAGCTGCGTTACAAACTTTTTTACAGGCAAAGATTGTGTCTGGCATTGAGCTTGTGATGGAAGAAGTGAAATATTCTGAGTTGATTGAAGGAGCTTCTTTTATTATTACAGGAGAAGGAGCAATTGATAAACAAACGTTTCAAGGTAAAGTGATAAAAGGAGTATGTGAGCAGGCAGCAATAAAGAACATACCGGTTGTTGCGATCTGTGGGCAATTACATTTATCTCAAAGAGAGCTTGAAGAGTTGGGACTTGTAACTGCATTTTCAATTATAAAAAAAGCGGGAACTCTTGCTGAGACGATAGGTGATACACAAGAACGTCTACTTGATTTAATTGAGAGAATGGTTGCGTTGTCTGATTTTTTTCATACAAATTATAGTAGAAAATGA
- a CDS encoding D-glycerate dehydrogenase, producing MKKRIFITRKIPAEIKSGLEQDFNVEMWEEEHIPVPIRILEEKISQCDGLFCLLTEQIDAQLLEKAKSLKVISNMAVGFNNIDVETATKHGIAVTNTPGVLTETTADLTFALLMATARRIPEAEQYLRSGEWETWSPMLLTGQDIWGTTLGLIGLGRIGTAVVKRAKGFGMKVIYTSRTQKPEVEKQLEITYKPLDDLLQRADFICVMTPYTKETENLISTEQFNLMKSNAILINTARGGIVNEEALVEAIQTKKIWGAGLDVFESEPISKDDPLLQLPNVVTLPHIGSASIQTRMRMARLAAENVKKVLLEEDCHYILNPNYKNGAMYR from the coding sequence ATGAAAAAAAGAATATTTATTACAAGGAAAATTCCAGCAGAAATTAAAAGTGGACTTGAACAAGATTTTAATGTGGAAATGTGGGAAGAAGAACATATACCGGTTCCCATAAGGATTCTAGAAGAAAAAATATCGCAATGTGATGGTTTATTTTGCTTATTAACAGAACAAATCGATGCCCAGTTGTTAGAAAAAGCAAAATCATTAAAAGTCATTAGTAATATGGCTGTTGGTTTTAACAACATTGATGTAGAGACTGCGACAAAACACGGAATTGCTGTCACAAATACACCTGGAGTCCTAACGGAAACAACAGCCGATTTAACGTTTGCATTACTTATGGCTACAGCAAGAAGAATACCAGAAGCAGAACAATACTTACGTTCAGGAGAATGGGAAACATGGTCCCCTATGCTTCTAACAGGCCAAGATATATGGGGAACAACACTTGGGTTAATTGGATTAGGCAGAATTGGAACGGCTGTTGTAAAACGGGCAAAAGGTTTTGGAATGAAAGTCATATATACTAGTCGGACACAGAAGCCGGAAGTAGAAAAACAATTAGAGATTACATATAAACCGTTAGACGACTTGTTACAGCGGGCGGACTTTATTTGTGTCATGACACCATATACGAAAGAAACAGAAAATTTAATTTCAACTGAACAGTTTAATCTGATGAAAAGCAACGCCATTCTTATTAATACCGCTAGAGGTGGAATTGTAAATGAGGAAGCGTTAGTGGAAGCGATTCAAACGAAGAAAATATGGGGAGCGGGACTTGATGTGTTTGAAAGTGAACCAATCTCAAAAGACGACCCATTGCTACAGCTTCCAAATGTAGTCACCCTTCCTCATATCGGCAGTGCAAGTATTCAAACGAGAATGCGGATGGCCCGATTAGCGGCTGAAAACGTAAAAAAAGTTTTATTAGAAGAGGACTGTCATTATATTTTAAATCCTAATTATAAGAATGGAGCAATGTATCGATGA
- a CDS encoding long-chain-fatty-acid--CoA ligase — protein MVQEKPWLNHYPEEIPETIAYEDRTLFSYLKEAAEETPDKKLLHFLGKELTFHEVYTQSKQFANQLSSIGVKKGDKVAIMLANTPQSVICYYGALMIGAVVVQTNPLYVEREIEHQLNDSGAKVIVCLDLVYSRVAKVRENTPLEYVIVTGIKDYLPFPKNLIYPFIQKKKMGIKIDVQYDNQTLNLMDFLKQGSVKEPLVEMTPSEDLALLQYTGGTTGPAKGVMLTHENLVVNTTQCLHWMYKSKKGEEVFLAVLPFFHVYGMTVIMNSAIMFRSKMIILPKFDPKDVLKAIQKHKVTVFPGAPTMYVSLINEPTIKEYDLSSIETCLSGAAPLPLEVQQKFEKLTGGKLVEGYGLTETSPVAVSTPIWGKRKEGSIGVPWPDTDVAILSAETGEFAQPKEVGEVMVRGPQVMKGYWNRPEATAATFKDDWFLTGDMGYMDEDGYFYIVDRKKDMIIAGGFNIYPREIEEVLYEHESIQEAVIIGVPDPYRGETVKAFVVLKDGHSVTEAELDQYCRKNLAAYKTPKLYEFRDELPKTLVGKILRRVLVEEELKKLEKAEKDEKTS, from the coding sequence ATGGTACAAGAAAAACCGTGGCTAAATCATTATCCAGAGGAGATACCTGAAACAATTGCTTATGAAGACAGAACACTTTTTTCTTACCTCAAGGAAGCAGCAGAAGAAACACCAGATAAGAAACTCCTTCACTTTTTAGGCAAGGAGCTGACATTTCACGAGGTGTATACGCAATCGAAGCAATTTGCAAATCAATTATCTTCGATTGGTGTTAAAAAAGGTGATAAGGTTGCAATTATGTTAGCAAATACACCACAGTCTGTCATTTGTTATTATGGAGCATTAATGATTGGTGCTGTCGTTGTACAAACAAACCCTCTTTATGTAGAGAGAGAAATTGAACATCAATTAAATGACTCGGGGGCAAAAGTTATCGTTTGTTTGGATTTAGTCTATTCGAGAGTGGCAAAAGTAAGAGAAAACACACCATTAGAATATGTCATTGTAACTGGAATCAAAGATTATTTACCTTTTCCTAAGAACTTAATTTATCCTTTTATTCAAAAGAAAAAAATGGGAATCAAAATCGATGTTCAATACGATAATCAAACATTAAATTTGATGGATTTTTTAAAGCAAGGAAGTGTGAAGGAACCATTAGTAGAGATGACTCCTTCTGAAGACCTTGCCTTACTTCAATATACAGGTGGAACGACAGGCCCAGCTAAAGGTGTCATGCTAACCCACGAAAACCTTGTTGTGAATACGACACAATGTTTACACTGGATGTATAAAAGCAAAAAAGGTGAAGAAGTATTTTTAGCCGTTCTTCCTTTTTTCCATGTATATGGGATGACCGTAATTATGAATTCAGCGATAATGTTTCGCTCGAAAATGATTATATTACCGAAATTTGACCCGAAAGACGTGTTAAAAGCAATCCAAAAACATAAAGTGACTGTATTCCCAGGAGCTCCAACGATGTATGTGTCACTCATTAATGAGCCGACAATTAAGGAGTATGACTTATCCTCAATTGAAACATGCTTAAGTGGGGCTGCACCTTTACCGTTAGAAGTCCAGCAGAAGTTTGAAAAATTAACGGGTGGGAAATTAGTGGAAGGATATGGATTGACAGAGACGTCTCCAGTTGCTGTATCAACCCCGATTTGGGGAAAGCGTAAAGAAGGCAGCATTGGAGTGCCATGGCCAGATACAGATGTTGCGATTTTATCAGCTGAAACAGGAGAATTTGCCCAACCGAAGGAAGTTGGGGAAGTGATGGTTCGCGGTCCACAAGTCATGAAAGGCTATTGGAACCGTCCTGAAGCGACAGCAGCAACATTTAAAGATGATTGGTTTTTAACGGGAGATATGGGCTATATGGATGAAGATGGATATTTTTACATCGTTGATCGGAAAAAAGACATGATTATAGCTGGTGGCTTCAATATTTATCCAAGGGAAATTGAAGAAGTATTATATGAACATGAAAGTATTCAAGAAGCGGTCATTATAGGAGTACCTGATCCTTATCGAGGAGAAACAGTGAAAGCGTTTGTTGTCTTAAAAGATGGACATTCCGTAACAGAAGCAGAGCTTGATCAATATTGTCGTAAAAATCTAGCGGCATATAAGACACCGAAATTATATGAGTTTAGGGATGAGTTGCCGAAAACATTAGTCGGAAAAATATTAAGACGTGTCTTAGTCGAAGAAGAACTAAAGAAATTAGAAAAAGCAGAAAAAGACGAAAAAACATCGTAA
- a CDS encoding DUF350 domain-containing protein produces MEHFFENTFVQTASYFSVAVLGIIVFLAIFELVTKYSNWVEIKKGNLAVAMATGGKIIGISIIFHYTISQHASLLGMLVWGVFGFFLLLLSYFMFEFLTPSFNVDEEIKNGNHAVGFISMVISIGLAFVIGASIIAT; encoded by the coding sequence ATGGAGCATTTCTTTGAAAATACGTTTGTACAAACGGCGAGTTATTTTAGTGTTGCTGTATTAGGGATAATCGTATTTTTGGCGATTTTTGAACTTGTCACAAAATATAGCAATTGGGTAGAAATTAAAAAAGGAAATCTAGCTGTTGCAATGGCAACTGGTGGCAAGATTATTGGAATTTCAATTATATTCCACTATACAATAAGCCAACATGCGTCGCTTTTAGGAATGTTAGTATGGGGTGTTTTCGGATTTTTCCTTCTCCTTTTGAGTTATTTTATGTTTGAATTTTTAACGCCAAGCTTTAATGTGGATGAAGAAATAAAAAATGGCAATCATGCGGTAGGCTTTATTTCAATGGTCATTTCGATTGGATTGGCTTTTGTAATAGGGGCAAGTATCATTGCAACATAA
- a CDS encoding endonuclease MutS2 gives MQAKVLRVLEYEKMKEQLYEHVSSSLGRLKIKELTPSTDKEEILIWLEQTYEATKVLRLKGQIPLGGIFDIRASVKRAEIGASLNAAELLEIASTSYGARRLKKFIEEMIEDEVELPLLGDIVQVIIPLTDMEREIKQCISDNGEVLDSASPQLRGFRQQIRSLESGIRSKLESITRSQSSQKMLSDAIVTIRNDRFVVPVKQEYRGSFGGIVHDQSASGATLFIEPQAVVTMNNQLRAAKMSEAKEVERILHELTGKVAEFVDELLLNVDALGELDFIFTKARYSHKIKAVQPKLNDQFSISLFKARHPLIPIEEVVPIDVDLGQSYSSLIITGPNTGGKTVTLKTIGLLTLMAQSGLHIPADEGSEMAVFKTVFADIGDEQSIEQSLSTFSSHMVNIVEILKHVDHESLVLFDELGAGTDPTEGAALAIAILDDVYRRGARVVATTHYSELKGYAYNREGAMNASVEFNVETLRPTYRLLIGVPGRSNAFAISRRLGLEESIIDLAKSQITKETNQVENMIASLEESKKSSDAELEEARHIRKEAEQLRTDLIRQMEGLEQEKAKVLEEAENQAEEAVKKAKQEAEQIIKELRTLQKESHAIKEHKLIEAKKRLEEATPSLQQGKKQRKPKKVEVEVRPGDEVKVLSFGQKGIIVDKINEREFQVQIGIMKMKVAKDDIQPLETVKKKEPKPLATIRGNDVHVKPELDLRGERYEDAMLKVEKYLDDALLAGYHSVSIIHGKGTGALRKGVKELVKKHPHVKHAKDAAANEGGLGNTVVEFK, from the coding sequence ATGCAGGCAAAAGTATTACGAGTACTTGAGTATGAGAAAATGAAAGAACAGCTTTATGAGCATGTTTCTTCTTCGTTAGGCCGATTGAAAATTAAAGAATTAACTCCATCAACAGATAAAGAGGAAATCTTAATCTGGCTTGAGCAAACATATGAAGCGACAAAAGTGCTCAGGTTAAAAGGACAAATCCCATTAGGAGGCATTTTTGATATTCGGGCTAGTGTTAAACGAGCGGAAATTGGGGCGAGTTTAAATGCAGCTGAACTATTAGAAATTGCAAGTACTTCTTACGGGGCAAGAAGGCTTAAAAAGTTTATCGAAGAAATGATTGAAGATGAAGTGGAATTGCCCCTTCTAGGGGACATTGTTCAAGTCATTATTCCGTTAACAGATATGGAACGTGAGATTAAACAATGTATTAGTGATAACGGTGAAGTGCTTGATTCAGCAAGTCCACAACTCCGAGGTTTCCGTCAGCAAATTCGAAGTTTAGAGTCAGGAATTCGTTCAAAATTAGAAAGTATTACTCGTTCTCAAAGCTCACAAAAAATGTTGTCAGATGCCATCGTGACCATTCGAAATGATCGTTTTGTCGTTCCAGTTAAACAAGAATATCGTGGCTCATTTGGAGGGATTGTTCATGACCAATCGGCTTCTGGAGCAACTTTATTTATCGAACCACAAGCTGTTGTTACGATGAATAATCAGTTGCGCGCAGCAAAAATGAGCGAAGCTAAGGAAGTAGAAAGAATTTTACATGAACTAACAGGAAAGGTCGCAGAATTTGTTGATGAGTTACTCTTGAATGTTGATGCGTTAGGTGAGCTAGATTTTATTTTTACAAAAGCGAGATACAGTCACAAAATCAAAGCCGTTCAACCGAAATTAAATGACCAATTTTCAATCTCTTTATTTAAAGCAAGACACCCGCTTATTCCAATAGAAGAGGTTGTACCAATTGATGTTGACCTTGGTCAATCATATTCATCTTTAATTATTACCGGACCAAATACAGGGGGAAAAACCGTAACATTAAAAACAATCGGATTACTAACTCTCATGGCTCAGTCCGGTTTGCATATTCCAGCCGATGAAGGATCTGAAATGGCCGTGTTTAAAACGGTATTTGCTGATATTGGAGATGAGCAGTCGATTGAACAAAGTTTAAGTACATTTTCTTCTCATATGGTTAATATTGTTGAAATTTTAAAGCATGTTGACCATGAAAGTTTAGTTTTATTTGATGAATTAGGCGCTGGCACAGACCCAACAGAAGGAGCAGCCTTAGCGATTGCGATCCTTGATGATGTGTATCGGCGTGGAGCTAGAGTTGTGGCTACGACCCATTATAGTGAATTAAAAGGATATGCTTATAATCGTGAAGGGGCCATGAATGCGAGCGTGGAATTTAATGTGGAAACATTACGACCAACATATCGACTTTTAATTGGTGTTCCCGGACGAAGTAATGCCTTTGCGATTTCACGAAGACTAGGATTAGAAGAATCTATTATTGACCTGGCAAAAAGTCAAATTACAAAAGAAACCAATCAAGTAGAAAATATGATTGCGTCACTTGAAGAAAGTAAAAAATCATCAGATGCTGAATTAGAAGAAGCACGTCATATTCGGAAAGAAGCAGAACAACTCCGAACGGATTTAATAAGGCAAATGGAGGGACTAGAGCAGGAAAAAGCGAAAGTACTTGAAGAAGCAGAAAACCAGGCAGAAGAAGCTGTAAAAAAAGCAAAACAAGAAGCAGAACAAATTATAAAAGAGTTAAGGACATTACAAAAAGAAAGCCATGCTATAAAAGAGCATAAATTAATTGAAGCGAAAAAGCGTTTAGAAGAAGCAACACCTTCTTTACAACAAGGTAAAAAACAGCGGAAACCTAAGAAAGTAGAGGTGGAAGTTCGACCTGGGGATGAAGTGAAAGTACTTAGTTTTGGACAAAAAGGAATTATCGTCGATAAAATTAATGAACGTGAATTCCAGGTTCAAATTGGAATTATGAAAATGAAAGTGGCCAAGGACGATATCCAGCCACTAGAGACAGTCAAGAAAAAAGAGCCGAAACCATTAGCTACGATAAGAGGAAATGATGTTCATGTAAAACCTGAACTAGACCTTCGGGGAGAACGGTACGAAGATGCGATGCTAAAGGTAGAAAAATATTTAGATGACGCTTTATTAGCTGGATATCATAGTGTATCAATTATTCACGGAAAAGGGACAGGTGCTCTGCGAAAAGGAGTAAAGGAATTAGTGAAAAAGCACCCACATGTTAAACATGCAAAAGATGCAGCAGCAAATGAAGGTGGGTTAGGAAATACGGTTGTTGAGTTTAAATAA